The Juglans regia cultivar Chandler chromosome 10, Walnut 2.0, whole genome shotgun sequence genome includes the window CTCCGCAAATACTCCTTATTTGAGGCGATTTCCATGTTGCAGTTGAATTCCAACGAGAAGTTGAaacttgaagagagagaatTCACTATTCCTTTTTTAGCGGCGACTTTTAACCTATTGCgacaatttttttcatcacaatAGGTAATTTTAATTGTAGCGGCATTTGCTTTCTGTCAAATAGGATAATCGATGCAATAGATTTTTTACAGCGAACACTATTGTCGAAAAAGCCATATTGTCGCCGCAAAAGAGATACCAACTTATTTGCGGCCAATTATTGGTTATTTGCAGCGAGAGAGAAGCGCCGGAAATAATGTGTTTTCAATATCCCCCGTAGGCGCCTTATTTTTCCCACCATTCCCGATactccccccctctctctctctctctctcgactgCGATTGTCAACTCTGGTGCGATTGTCGCCGCCTCATCGACGCCGGTGagtttatatttcatatttttggtctccatccatatctctctctctcatcttcacAAAGTGGTTTTCGATTGCCAGTGCCGCCGGCTTCTCGCTGCCTCGCCAACACCGGTGAGTTTCTCTTTCACTATTTTAGGTTCAATcgatctatctctctctctctaagcgcCGCTCGGTGACCCCCTTCTCTCTAAAGAAGctacataatattcttaatcgGAAGAATGTCTTTAGACAGATCGAGTTAAAATAAGGACAGTGAAACAGATAAGTAGCAATAATACAATTGCACCAGAGGGTTTTTTTTAAGGTGTTTTCAAAGAAGCAGAAAGGCCAAAGACTTTGGTTGAATAATGTGAGCATTGAGCTAGGATTTTGAGTTTAGGCATCAATCTTTGGCTGGCCTTTGGCCTGAGCTGCAAGAGGCAGAAACTCATTTTGAAGGTCAAGCCTAACCTCAGTAGTCTTGGCTCTTCAGACAGTGAGTGTGGAGTTGAAATCAGTCCGTTATCTTTTTCATATTTGCATTAGCCATCAATTAGAGTTCTTGATTTGGCTATGACACCATTGACCAAAGGTGGATATGGTGCTGGATAAGAATGTAGGAAtccattgaaatttttttagtaGTAGTTCTTTTACATGCCATAGACGcataatatcattaatattagatttCTGGATTTCTTCAGTTACCTTGTAAGTATATTTGATTTATGTTggatgttaaatttattttatgtggagcACATTTGACTAATTATTGTGATTATGATCATCATTGCAGGGCTTATTCTTTTGGTATTTCattcgtttttcttttcttaacctgctttttaacttctttttttttttttttttgttaaatgtgCTTTTATATTGTGTCAATCTTGGAAAAGTTTTATGGTAAGTAAAAGGAATTAATTCTATCtcttattacctataaaaaaaaaggaattaattCTACAAAAATAGGCATAAATCACACTTTCTTATAAGTGACAGCCATATGAAACAAAATTGCAAAATTCAAATTCTAATCATTTTAATATGTATGATAAGAAAACTATGTAATTCATGGCAAACATCTGTACAGCAATATATCTAGCTTTGGTAGCTCGTATTGGTAATGTACTCATTCTTATATCTTCTTATCATGTCTCCCGTATTGTGCACTTAAGAATTCCTTTTTGTTAGTTCGGTGTATCCTTGATCTTCCAGGCAAGTGCAGTGGCCTGAATACCTTTGGTCTTATGTGGTGCAATGGTAAGATAAGGGTTCTAAGAAACTTTCATGACCTTTAGTTCATTTGTTGTGAAAGAAATTATTTGGACTCGCCCGTGCTCAGTATGAAAATCTAGCTATTTCTGTTGGAATCTTATGTGGACCAATCTTGCTGTTCTTGACATCAATCAAAGGAGACCTAGAAGTGGCACTAAACTTCCCTCATATATTCTCCCCTGGCATTCAGGTGCATGTTATATCACAGAAAGCATGTTATCCTTAGATGTTTTCAGGTGCATTATCGACAACATATCATGGTTTTAGTTGCCTCATTCCTGTTTTGTGGTAGTTCTGTGGCATATGGTTTGTATGGATTATCAATTAGCTATCTTACCTATTGATCTAATATCCAGTCCTCTGCTATAAAGATCCAAATCTGGTATATCTGAGtgagatttgtaattttattgatgataaattCATAGGGAGCACTTGTAATATGAAACTGGAGTAGGAGTTCTTGGATCAGTactatttatcaataattcgaCTTTTGATTATTGGTGGTACCTGTATCTCATTTGCTTTCTTCCAAAACTCATCATTTACTGTGGGGCTAGAAGTCTCACCCTTCGATTTCTGTCTCtcatttgtgataaaaaaatgttgcaCTTTGAACTGTAAACTTCCCATCCTTTGTGAAATTCCAATATCTGGTTTTCTTCAACCCCCATCTTACGTATTAAGTTGTTGCAGCTTGTTAAATTAGTTGTAGTATTCATCAATTATAAGCTCACAGACTTTTGAATATTATATGTTGAGAATCTTAACTAAGGATATGAAGTCAGTAAGAAGTGATGATGGATTGGGTTATCTTTCTTGATGGAAGGAAATAAAGCTTAGAAACTTGTAAAACAAAAGTTTTGTCATGTCtatataaaagtttttgtttctcCATCAGTTACAACAAATGTGCAAACTTAGATAGGCTGAAAACTTCTATCTAACGCTCTCTATGTTGAAAAACTGTGATGGTTTACAATCAAGAAATAATTGGTTCTACGAAGTTAAGTATCAACGATTGTCAAAGATTAAGTATTCTAATGATAGCTGTTTTTCTTAGTTAATTTTCTCCCAAATCTTATATTagtcatggtatcagagcaaattAAGATCCTGTATTGCAGGATTTCCATTGAAGCAAACCTTCCTTCTATACGGCTTTCTGCACTAGAGAATATGCACTATAGCCACATGATACAATTTGACAATGTCTTTTCTGGTTGTTAATAACAAAAATCTGATATTGGAACATATAGTCTTGAGAAAGTCTATTTGGAAATGAGATTGAACTACCTTGGGTCCTCGACCAGAGAAGCCTATTGAGATACATGAATTTGAAAGGTATCATTTTCTTGTCTGCTGGATTTAGTAGGCAGTGAACTACCTTGAAGCCGACTTTCCTTTATAGCCCTTTCatcttctttcctttcattcatcAACTATGAACTACCAACTATGGTTAgaattattgttattgttattatttggaATTGGGTTCTTATTTTATTCCTCTCATCCTCACTTCTAAGAAGGAAAAGAGTACACGtatgttacttatcaaaaagaaaaaaaggaaacagAGTACACAAGTTAAATTATAAGCAAGAGAAATCCTAAGTTGTTGATGTCTTGAAAAGTCCATTGGAACATGATTGAGAAATGAGAACCACAAACTAAGTTAAAAGTAACTTTTCATTTCAATATAATCAGTCTCTGGTTTTCCATAGCTTCTTTTCATCAGATCTTGAGAATATGATTTCTGAACGCTGATGCAGTCACAAATGGATTGGAAACTGGTTTGAGAATTTCTTTAGCCAGGAGCTCATGCTAATGTTTTTAACAAGGAAAAATTAAGGAATACAAAGTGGACTGATTAGAGATTTGtatgattaataaagaaaacCAAGGTGACTAAAGTGGAAGCTAAGCTGCAAATATCTTTCTCTGATGTATGAATCAGATGACATAATCAAGTATCTAGTTGGAAAATATGGTATGTACAGTCATATTTACTTGCTCCAAAATGGCGTATTTCAATTTTGGTTGTTTTCCATTGATAATCAGTATGTTGCACATTAACAAGAGGGGCATATATTACTCGTGTACAACACCATTTTATAGCATCTATTATGTTCAAGtacaaacttcttttttttaaaatttgtagaaGAGTATATCTTATAGTgcaaatgcatgcatatggacCCATTAAATACCTATGTGGCCTGCTTTTGGAGGCATATTTGTTAATATTGGGCATTTGAAGGCTACAATATGAATGGTTCATGTATCATGtctaatgcatttttttattttttttttaattttgtaaggGCCTTTTTAATACTGTGGCACTATTTACGGCGCTACAAAATCGCTCCGAACAATTATTTCCCGCGCATAAATATATCGCCGCAAAAAACCTCATGCGCGTCCCTTAGCATGGTTTAACAGACTTTTACAAATTCGCTGCAAATACAATTTTGTACTGTTTTTTGGAGTATTACGGCGAATGTGTAGCGCTGAAAGACTAAAGTACTTGTAGTGAATTTATGCGAGTGGTAAAAAATTCTGGATCCGTTTCAAACCCAATTGGAGTTTTAAAATTAGACTCATTAATACTAATCGTATATAAAAGTGGATTCAAATTACTTGTAAACCCAAATTATCAGTCCCATTCATGATCATATGAATAAGAACCGTTGAcgtcttcatattttataaggATGAGCAAAAACAGCAATATTGCCATTAATTACAGAGCTTTAAGAAAGAAGATACAGTAcgtttaaattaattattcttctATCGataggaaataaaagaaaaattttactcatcatctttacaGTACTAGacaccacacatgatttttttatctttttatttttttcttttaacaagtATGTGATGTAGGAATGATAAGTGTAAGTCctcaattagtttagtagaaataaaaaaaaaaaaaaaatgtgtaatgtgtgagatgatgagtaggaAAGCTTGAAAACAAGAACATCATCTCGTTTGATTAACACAAACCAAATAAAACTACAACACGTCCAGAATTAACTTTGGAATTAAACAACTTCAGTTCATGAAacttagagagaaaaaaaaaggtgaacaACCAAATCAACTTGTTTctaatattatatgaatataataacCAAATGAATGCATACCAacaataattataactttagCTTGGTATGGCATATGGATTCAACACTCTGagtaagaataaaaatagatatattacACGTATTATAAACCGTAGCATGCTTCTTGAAGATCTTGAGCAAATTCAAACTCCCAGGCAAAGTAGCTGTGGAAGTCATATTCAAACTCCCTGCTCCGACATCAGCAAGAAAATGGCGATTCTTTAGCAGCTTTCCAGGCATAATACTGACAGAAGTGGTCATGTTAAGCTTATCTCGTGCTGGCACGTATCGTTCCTCGACTGGAGTTTCCCCAACCACGTCCCCATGATAATGGACATAGGCAGTAGAATTTCTGTATTTGAAGCTTCCGTAGTTCGGATTCTCAATGGTAATAACAGTAGCCAACGTGACATTCACTTTCACATTACTCATCGACATTGacaaatcaatgttttgaaggCCTTCAACGTGTAAAGTGATTTTGGGGTCTTTAGGTTTGAAGATGGTGAACGACAAGGTTAAAAGAACAACAGCAATGATAACCAAGAGAATTGCAGTCACACAACAGCATGATTTTAGACATCGACGAGATGTTTTTCCAGCAGCCATCTTGATTCTCCAGGCAGCCTGAACTCTGAAATTAATGATTTTGGGAACCCAAGAGAAAGTTTAGAAGATGGTGGAAAAATATGCTGGCCCTATAAGGAGATAATTAGGTGGAGAATGAAACGTGGACGTTACATATAGAGATGTCATTAAATGCAGTTGATTCGTAATTCCTTGTAAGGGGGGGCAACTGATCATGTTGGCATTTAGGGAGATTACGTTAGATATTAACTGtgttttatcatctatataaatatatatatatatatatttatatatatgagatcacTTGACCTACGAAACATGTAACTACTGAAGGAGACTGATCAACACTCACTTGGAAAAAGAAACCTAACCAGAATGAAAATGAAGTTATTAATACCCAAGACGATGACAGATACTTTCATCTTTATTGACCTGcagtcttatttttttttattttttttggaggaTAAACTGCAGTCTTATTCGCATGTATTG containing:
- the LOC108981654 gene encoding uncharacterized protein LOC108981654; this translates as MAAGKTSRRCLKSCCCVTAILLVIIAVVLLTLSFTIFKPKDPKITLHVEGLQNIDLSMSMSNVKVNVTLATVITIENPNYGSFKYRNSTAYVHYHGDVVGETPVEERYVPARDKLNMTTSVSIMPGKLLKNRHFLADVGAGSLNMTSTATLPGSLNLLKIFKKHATVYNTCNISIFILTQSVESICHTKLKL